From the genome of Frateuria soli:
CGATCAGTGCCGGGTCGAAGGCGGGGGCGGCAAGTGCGTGGCTCATGGGTGCAGTGTGCCGGCGCTTTGGCGGCGGCTCTTGACCCGGGTCAAGGCAGGGGCAGCGGCCGGTGGACAGAAGGTCGCGGCCGGGTGGCGACCCGTGCCGGCTAGCCCCGCGGCACCTGCCGCAGGAAGTCACGCGCGGCCACGAGGTCGCCCGCGTCGAGCGCACCGGAAGGGTTGGCGGTTGCCACCTTGCGGCCGCCATGGCAGGAGGCGCACAGGTTGTTCGGCAGCGCGGCGGCACGGGCGGGCGACAGCGCACCGGAGGCGTGCGTCGAGGCGACATGCACCGCCAGGCCAACCAGCGGCGCGGCGAAGGCGACGGCGAGGGCAGGCAGTGGATGCGGCATCGGCGGGCTCCTTCGGTAGACGACGGCCGGCAGGCCGGGACCGCCCGGGCGCCTGTGCGCCCGGGCGGCACCGATCATGCCTTCAGCGGCGTGACGGTTTGCTCGATAGCGCCGAAGATCGAGGCACCCCGCTCATCGGTGACCTCGATACGCAGGCGGTCGCCGAACTTCAGGAACGGCGTGCTCGGCTTGCCGTCGCGCAGCGTCTCCACCGTGCGCTGTTCGGCCAGGCAGGAGGCGCCCTTGCCGGTGTCCTGGTTGGCGATGGTGCCCGAGCCGACGATGGTGCCGGCGGTCAACGGACGGGTCCTGGCCACGTGGGCGACCAGTTGCGCGAAGCTGAACTGCATGTCCACGCCGCAGTCGGCCTCGCCGAACCACTGGCCGTTGAGCCAGGTGCGCATCGGCAGGTGCAGCTTGTCGTCCTTCCAGGCCTCGCCCAGTTCGTCGGGGGTGGCCAGTACCGGGGAGAGCGCCGAGCGCGGCTTGCTCTGCAGGAAGCCGAAGCCCTTGGCCAGCTCGCCCGGGATCAGGCCGCGCAGCGAGATATCGTTGACCAGGCCGACCAGCTGGATGTGCTCCGACGCCTGCGCCGGCGTGACGCCCATCGGCACGTCGTCGGTGACCACGATCACCTCGGCCTCCAGGTCGATGCCGAAGTCCTCGCTCGGCACGACGACCGGGTCGCGCGGCCCCAGGAAGCCGGCGCTGGTGGCCTGGTACATCAGCGGGTCGGTGTAGAAGCTCGCCGGCACTTCCGCGCCGCGCGCGCGACGCACGCGCTCGACGTGCGGCAGATAGGCCGAGCCGTCGACGAACTCGTAGGCGCGCGGCAGCGGCGAGGCCAGCGCGGCCACGTCCAGCGCGAACGCGCCGACGACCTGGGCGGCGTTCAGCGATTCCGACAGCGCATTCAGGCGCGGCGCCACATTCGCCCAGTCGTCCAGCGCCGCCTGCAGCGTCGGTGCGATGTGCACGGCGGT
Proteins encoded in this window:
- a CDS encoding fumarylacetoacetate hydrolase family protein translates to MKLASLKEGGRDGTLVVVSRDLTQAVTAVHIAPTLQAALDDWANVAPRLNALSESLNAAQVVGAFALDVAALASPLPRAYEFVDGSAYLPHVERVRRARGAEVPASFYTDPLMYQATSAGFLGPRDPVVVPSEDFGIDLEAEVIVVTDDVPMGVTPAQASEHIQLVGLVNDISLRGLIPGELAKGFGFLQSKPRSALSPVLATPDELGEAWKDDKLHLPMRTWLNGQWFGEADCGVDMQFSFAQLVAHVARTRPLTAGTIVGSGTIANQDTGKGASCLAEQRTVETLRDGKPSTPFLKFGDRLRIEVTDERGASIFGAIEQTVTPLKA